One window of Sediminispirochaeta bajacaliforniensis DSM 16054 genomic DNA carries:
- a CDS encoding cache domain-containing sensor histidine kinase, which produces MEIHVSKVITFFSTSLSHRLMLYLSLFMMIPLACEGFLIYYESNNQISNRTLLLSSQIVENNVKKLDTLLGSIQKMTMAVNSDSTIQRLIRQSAIEIDRNDDISKLLSLRLIDLGQLYGGVFSTYIILDNKIVGKTSYYDLRERIDIDHDLYSQIRNHGDFQTFIHYGGSPIVAYQGGTVLLIGTSLINRETGKPYGIVVHEIRQAILENMMQADFGEHSYSLLLKSDGIMLANTIHSNFNNIFEVVREVTDQAIGTSLEIIEKKECFVLVKYLTNGWILASVVYKHFLRENSRNIFNILLMVITIFFFIDIFVSRKLASYELAPIVKMNTYVDFVKEGDFSRSLYTIRHDEIGELTDNIRQMATRINTLINTIKKEQAQLRLHEYEVLQAQINPHFLYNTLDSINWLACKGDVKKTTEMISSVSTFFRIGLSNGENIIPLCDEIEHVRSYLTVEKIRFPDKFNYFIFQNQSLSECFIPKLILQPVVENAIAHGIRPSDTMCMIMIHIEEDDNIICIQVVDNGVGMEISKLHEIQAVLANGQSENNTDCYGLSNINDRIHILAGREYGLSIASERNNGTSVRIILPNDLRKKL; this is translated from the coding sequence ATGGAAATACATGTGTCGAAGGTGATTACTTTTTTTTCAACCTCCTTGAGCCATCGCCTTATGCTTTATCTTTCTTTGTTTATGATGATCCCCCTGGCTTGCGAAGGCTTCCTCATTTACTATGAGTCGAATAATCAGATTAGTAACAGGACTTTGCTTTTAAGTAGCCAAATCGTTGAGAATAATGTGAAAAAATTGGACACGTTGCTCGGTAGTATCCAAAAAATGACTATGGCGGTAAATTCCGATTCCACAATTCAGCGTCTTATCCGGCAATCTGCTATTGAGATAGATAGAAACGATGATATTTCTAAGCTGCTGAGCCTTCGTCTGATTGATTTAGGCCAGTTGTATGGTGGAGTTTTTTCGACATACATTATTTTGGACAACAAAATTGTTGGAAAAACTAGTTATTATGATTTAAGAGAAAGGATAGATATTGATCATGACTTATATTCTCAAATAAGAAATCATGGGGATTTTCAGACTTTCATCCATTATGGTGGTTCTCCAATTGTTGCGTATCAGGGGGGGACTGTACTTCTTATCGGCACATCTCTGATTAATCGTGAAACCGGTAAACCCTATGGTATTGTCGTTCATGAAATACGCCAGGCAATTTTGGAGAACATGATGCAGGCCGATTTCGGAGAGCATAGCTATTCTTTACTATTGAAATCTGATGGGATAATGTTGGCAAATACAATTCATTCTAATTTCAACAATATCTTTGAGGTTGTTAGAGAAGTAACGGACCAGGCTATTGGTACCTCTCTGGAGATCATAGAAAAGAAAGAGTGTTTTGTGCTGGTCAAGTATCTTACGAATGGTTGGATACTGGCCAGTGTTGTGTATAAACATTTTCTTAGGGAAAATAGTAGAAATATTTTTAATATTCTTTTGATGGTCATTACTATTTTCTTTTTTATCGATATATTTGTTTCAAGAAAGCTGGCAAGTTATGAACTTGCTCCAATCGTCAAAATGAATACCTATGTTGATTTTGTGAAAGAAGGTGATTTTTCACGTTCTTTATATACGATTCGTCATGATGAAATTGGGGAACTGACAGATAATATCCGACAAATGGCAACGCGGATCAACACATTGATTAATACTATTAAAAAGGAACAGGCACAGCTCCGTTTACATGAATACGAAGTACTACAGGCACAAATTAATCCACATTTTCTTTACAACACACTTGATTCTATAAATTGGCTCGCTTGTAAAGGTGATGTGAAAAAAACTACGGAAATGATCTCATCTGTCTCTACCTTTTTTAGAATTGGTCTTAGCAACGGAGAGAATATTATTCCGTTGTGTGATGAAATTGAACATGTCCGTAGCTATCTTACCGTTGAAAAAATACGATTTCCCGATAAATTCAACTATTTTATCTTTCAGAATCAATCTTTGTCAGAATGTTTCATTCCTAAGCTGATTCTTCAGCCTGTCGTTGAAAACGCGATAGCACATGGCATCCGTCCTTCTGATACCATGTGTATGATTATGATACACATTGAGGAGGATGATAATATAATATGCATCCAGGTAGTAGACAATGGTGTGGGAATGGAAATTTCAAAGCTACATGAAATCCAGGCGGTGCTGGCAAATGGTCAATCGGAAAATAATACTGATTGCTATGGACTGTCAAATATTAATGACCGAATTCATATTCTTGCCGGTAGGGAATACGGATTATCTATTGCAAGCGAAAGGAACAACGGAACGTCGGTAAGAATAATACTTCCAAATGATCTGAGGAAAAAACTCTAA